Proteins encoded in a region of the Stieleria neptunia genome:
- a CDS encoding lipoate--protein ligase family protein: MDPAMLLALDEAFLMGAESGEIGPSFRTWEFPNPTVVLGRSSKADRETDREHCDRHGIGIYRRCSGGASIVGGPGCLMYSVVLSLEHAPHLAKIDEAHTFVMQRVLTAAQRQLPEIRLQGICDLTWRNRKFSGNALRITRSHVLYHGTVLYAADLENVARCLAFAPRQPDYRDGRDHQSFITNVPLNPATLADDLAAGFDFAQRFDPPSGQVPEAIMARAVELVSKRYSCEDWRFRH; this comes from the coding sequence TTGGACCCTGCGATGTTGCTGGCGTTGGATGAGGCGTTTCTGATGGGGGCCGAATCGGGCGAGATCGGCCCCAGTTTTCGGACGTGGGAATTTCCCAACCCGACGGTCGTGTTGGGGCGATCATCCAAGGCGGATCGTGAGACCGACCGCGAGCACTGCGATCGCCACGGCATCGGAATCTATCGCCGCTGCAGTGGTGGGGCGTCCATCGTCGGCGGGCCGGGTTGTCTGATGTACAGTGTCGTGCTGTCGTTGGAGCATGCTCCCCATCTGGCAAAAATCGACGAAGCCCACACGTTTGTGATGCAGCGAGTGCTGACGGCGGCGCAACGTCAGTTGCCCGAGATCCGGCTCCAGGGGATTTGCGATTTGACCTGGCGCAATCGCAAGTTTTCCGGCAATGCGTTGCGGATCACACGCAGCCACGTGCTCTACCACGGGACCGTTTTATACGCGGCCGATTTGGAAAACGTGGCGAGGTGTTTAGCTTTCGCCCCCCGCCAGCCCGACTATCGCGACGGCCGCGATCACCAGTCCTTTATCACCAATGTCCCGTTGAATCCTGCGACGCTGGCGGATGATTTGGCCGCCGGGTTCGATTTCGCCCAGCGATTCGATCCGCCGTCGGGCCAGGTCCCCGAGGCCATCATGGCCCGCGCGGTCGAGTTGGTGTCAAAACGTTACAGTTGCGAAGACTGGCGTTTCCGGCACTGA
- a CDS encoding efflux RND transporter periplasmic adaptor subunit produces MSMTISHPRLRSIRSVIRIAGFALTIVSSMILVGGNVTAQADKAVDIDADADAASPSDALVIEGAQTSLIKNAFIAAPLSGVVSSVAVQEGDQVQADAVLVRLRADLAEKELIAAKAALDAARLESDNDVNLRYAKRTLQVREHEMQQSRLANQAYPGAVSEFELEEIRLKVDQAALAIEQAQHDLMVAAAAAVEKQAAVSIAQTRLEQHTVRTGVDGMVAEIDVQPGEWVDAGEPIVRILSLDPIRVEGFVDGKQHGPQLVGRAVEFTPAGASDGEPLRGRVTFVSPELHPVTGQVRLWATVDNPDGKIGSGASGALLVE; encoded by the coding sequence ATGTCCATGACGATCTCTCACCCCCGGCTTCGTTCGATTCGTTCGGTGATTCGGATCGCCGGTTTTGCACTCACGATCGTTTCCTCGATGATCCTTGTGGGCGGCAACGTCACCGCACAGGCCGACAAAGCGGTCGACATCGATGCCGATGCAGACGCCGCGTCACCCTCGGATGCATTAGTGATCGAAGGCGCCCAGACCTCGCTGATCAAAAACGCATTCATCGCCGCGCCGTTGTCCGGGGTCGTTTCATCGGTCGCCGTGCAGGAAGGCGATCAGGTGCAAGCCGATGCGGTGCTGGTCCGTTTGCGAGCAGACCTGGCGGAAAAAGAACTGATCGCCGCCAAAGCCGCTTTGGACGCCGCCCGCTTGGAAAGCGACAACGACGTCAATTTGCGATACGCCAAACGGACCTTGCAAGTCCGTGAGCATGAGATGCAGCAAAGCCGATTGGCCAACCAGGCTTATCCGGGGGCGGTCAGCGAGTTTGAGCTGGAAGAAATTCGCTTGAAAGTCGATCAGGCCGCGTTGGCGATCGAGCAAGCCCAGCACGACTTGATGGTCGCCGCGGCCGCCGCCGTGGAAAAACAGGCCGCCGTTTCGATCGCCCAGACTCGACTGGAGCAGCACACCGTGCGGACGGGTGTCGATGGCATGGTCGCGGAAATCGACGTGCAACCCGGCGAGTGGGTCGACGCCGGCGAACCGATCGTCCGCATCCTGTCCCTCGACCCGATTCGCGTCGAAGGCTTTGTCGACGGCAAGCAGCACGGCCCGCAACTGGTCGGACGCGCCGTCGAGTTCACGCCCGCCGGGGCCAGCGACGGCGAGCCCCTCCGCGGCCGCGTCACCTTCGTCTCCCCCGAACTGCACCCCGTCACCGGCCAAGTCCGCCTCTGGGCGACCGTCGACAACCCCGACGGAAAGATCGGATCCGGAGCCTCGGGAGCGTTGCTGGTGGAATAA
- a CDS encoding ABC transporter permease, whose amino-acid sequence MNPPPPAAPARLSAGSMVVSGVRYNWRTSLAVALGVAIATAVIVGALLVGDSMRGSLRGLTVQRLGKIESVLAPGGFFAADNAATTLGVDPTQLATVLLFDRAVIETVGSAESRRAGAVQTIGCDQSFWDLDVSGVSPTTMPGDDSIVLTEALAVELGVQVGDQVTVRLPVEQAVPADSPLGRRDVQTEGIPRLTVVDILPDRGLARFSLSPAQATPKNVFLSRDVIGEVLEREGQANVALASVAIDPEKIRVGLSDLGLQLERVTKTFQDQTIFDYYSVTSDRLMLDDTAVETITAALPNGSVTPAMTYLANAIETLDDRGEASATVTYSTITAIDSSPELPLDFGDSDPDDDVVPMVINSWTAERLGVDVGASLRIAYFEPEVENGKEIERTFQAVVTGIVPITEPAKRYFRSRPAVFDREPTRYNDPNLTPTVPGVTDQDSMSDWDTPFELTRDVPAEDDNYWKNHRLTPKAFIPLADGQRLFGSRFGETTGLRIDPTVAADVDALRTQVVAALQPVLPELGWHPRPIRADQLAASKGTTPFDGLFLALSFFVIFSAVMLIAMLFRLGLVRRGRELGTLMAIGLQRKQVSRFFLGEGVVIALIGVLLGVAGGVGYAHAVLAALRTYWVGAVTVPFLTFHATPQSLIGGGLVGLLIGAGTLWWTLRSMLNNQAVTLLRGADASDEVQAEKNISSWPRRIAIALFVMAIGAGIAGAMSGGQTAAGGFVGGGMLLLIAILMLVYEGLRKSKRDHDSAPGYSLGRLARSNSTRAPLRSTLTIGLMATASFLIVAITAFRLQPSDEGTGGFDLVAETAQPLYEDLADADVQRGLLGNDAKLVSSATIVSLRVRSGQDASCNNLYQATEPTVLGIPDQAAESLGRFRFYASADPDVEGQTAWSLLGRKASGSQDDPIPMIVDQNTAMWSLQMIKGIGERKAFVYDNRTLHFEVVGLLENSLLQGRLIVGETNFESSFPEISGYRYVLINTDGQPSDAIASAMETRLGDIGFDVSDARQVLSGMMAVQNTYLRTFQSLGGLGLLLGTVGLAIAQLRNVLERRNELAVMRAIGFTQVRLAAMVMGETASLLLIGIGCGVACAVVAVLPHALAGGVRPPILEPIVVVLAIVVFGLIAGLIAAFKVVRMPLLESLRGT is encoded by the coding sequence ATGAACCCTCCGCCTCCCGCCGCGCCTGCCCGATTGAGTGCCGGTTCGATGGTTGTTTCCGGTGTCCGTTACAACTGGCGGACGTCGTTGGCGGTCGCGTTGGGGGTCGCCATTGCGACGGCAGTGATCGTCGGCGCCTTGCTGGTCGGCGATTCGATGCGGGGCAGTCTGCGTGGCCTGACGGTCCAACGACTGGGCAAGATCGAGTCGGTTCTCGCCCCCGGCGGGTTCTTTGCCGCTGACAACGCCGCCACGACGTTGGGCGTGGATCCCACGCAATTGGCGACGGTGTTGCTGTTCGACCGCGCGGTCATCGAAACCGTCGGGTCGGCCGAATCGCGTCGTGCCGGCGCGGTTCAGACGATCGGCTGCGACCAGTCGTTCTGGGATCTGGACGTTTCCGGGGTTTCGCCCACGACGATGCCGGGCGACGATTCGATCGTCTTGACCGAAGCGTTGGCGGTGGAACTGGGCGTTCAGGTCGGTGATCAGGTCACGGTGCGTTTGCCGGTCGAACAGGCGGTGCCGGCGGACAGCCCGCTCGGTCGGCGTGACGTTCAAACCGAGGGGATTCCGCGGCTGACGGTGGTCGACATTCTGCCCGATCGCGGCCTGGCACGGTTTTCACTCTCGCCGGCCCAAGCGACGCCGAAGAACGTGTTTCTGTCGCGCGACGTCATCGGCGAAGTCCTGGAGCGTGAGGGACAAGCAAACGTCGCGTTGGCGTCGGTCGCGATCGATCCTGAAAAAATTCGCGTCGGCCTGTCCGACCTGGGGCTGCAATTGGAACGCGTCACCAAGACCTTCCAAGACCAGACGATTTTTGATTACTACAGCGTCACCAGCGATCGGTTGATGCTGGACGACACCGCCGTCGAAACGATCACCGCAGCCCTGCCGAACGGTTCGGTGACTCCGGCGATGACCTACTTGGCCAACGCCATCGAAACACTCGACGATCGCGGGGAAGCATCGGCGACGGTGACGTACAGCACGATCACGGCGATCGATTCATCGCCCGAGCTGCCGTTGGATTTCGGCGATTCGGATCCGGACGACGATGTCGTCCCGATGGTGATCAACTCATGGACCGCCGAACGCCTCGGCGTCGACGTGGGGGCCAGTCTTCGGATCGCCTACTTCGAACCGGAAGTCGAAAACGGAAAGGAAATCGAGCGCACGTTTCAGGCCGTCGTCACCGGAATCGTGCCGATCACCGAGCCGGCCAAACGTTATTTCCGCAGCCGTCCCGCGGTGTTTGACCGTGAACCGACGCGCTACAACGATCCCAATTTGACCCCCACGGTTCCCGGCGTGACCGACCAAGATTCGATGAGTGATTGGGACACGCCGTTCGAATTGACGCGTGACGTGCCGGCCGAAGACGACAACTATTGGAAAAACCATCGGCTGACCCCCAAGGCCTTCATCCCGCTGGCCGACGGACAACGCTTGTTCGGCAGCCGGTTCGGTGAAACGACCGGATTGCGAATCGATCCGACGGTCGCCGCCGACGTCGATGCGTTGCGAACACAGGTGGTTGCGGCGCTCCAGCCCGTCTTGCCGGAACTCGGTTGGCATCCGCGTCCGATTCGGGCGGATCAATTGGCCGCGTCCAAAGGCACCACGCCGTTTGACGGGCTGTTTCTGGCGCTCAGCTTTTTTGTGATCTTTTCGGCCGTGATGTTGATCGCGATGTTGTTCCGGTTGGGGCTGGTCCGCCGCGGCCGTGAACTGGGGACGTTGATGGCGATCGGATTGCAGCGCAAGCAAGTCTCACGTTTTTTTCTCGGCGAAGGCGTGGTGATTGCGTTGATCGGCGTGTTGCTGGGGGTGGCCGGTGGCGTCGGCTACGCCCACGCGGTCTTGGCGGCGCTGCGGACCTACTGGGTCGGCGCGGTCACCGTCCCGTTTCTCACCTTCCATGCGACCCCGCAAAGTCTGATCGGCGGCGGGTTGGTCGGATTGTTGATCGGGGCGGGCACACTGTGGTGGACGTTGCGTTCGATGCTGAACAACCAAGCCGTCACGTTGTTGCGTGGCGCGGACGCATCGGATGAAGTCCAGGCGGAAAAAAACATCAGCTCGTGGCCGCGTCGGATTGCGATCGCGTTGTTCGTGATGGCGATCGGCGCAGGCATCGCGGGGGCGATGTCGGGTGGCCAAACTGCCGCCGGCGGATTCGTCGGCGGTGGGATGTTGTTGTTGATTGCGATCTTGATGCTGGTCTACGAAGGGTTGCGAAAATCCAAACGCGATCACGATTCCGCTCCCGGCTATTCACTCGGCCGACTGGCCCGCAGCAACTCGACGCGGGCGCCGCTGCGGAGCACGTTGACGATCGGGTTGATGGCGACCGCATCGTTTTTGATCGTCGCGATCACCGCGTTTCGATTGCAACCTTCCGATGAAGGCACCGGCGGGTTTGATCTGGTCGCCGAGACCGCTCAGCCGTTGTACGAAGATCTGGCCGACGCCGACGTCCAGAGGGGGCTGTTGGGGAACGACGCCAAACTCGTTTCATCGGCCACGATCGTTTCACTGCGTGTCCGCAGCGGACAAGACGCCAGTTGCAACAATCTTTACCAAGCCACCGAACCGACCGTGCTGGGCATTCCCGATCAGGCCGCCGAATCGCTGGGCAGGTTCCGCTTCTACGCGTCGGCCGACCCCGATGTCGAAGGCCAAACGGCGTGGTCGTTGCTCGGCCGCAAAGCGAGCGGCAGCCAAGACGATCCGATTCCGATGATCGTCGATCAGAACACGGCGATGTGGAGCTTGCAGATGATCAAGGGGATCGGCGAGCGCAAGGCGTTCGTCTATGACAACCGCACGCTGCATTTCGAGGTCGTCGGATTGCTCGAAAACTCCCTGTTGCAAGGTCGGCTGATCGTCGGGGAGACCAATTTTGAATCCTCGTTTCCTGAGATCAGCGGCTATCGCTATGTGTTGATCAACACCGACGGTCAACCCTCCGACGCGATCGCCTCGGCCATGGAAACCCGTCTGGGCGACATCGGTTTCGACGTTTCCGATGCCCGCCAAGTGCTCAGCGGCATGATGGCGGTTCAGAACACGTACTTGAGAACGTTTCAAAGTCTGGGCGGATTGGGGCTGTTGTTGGGCACCGTCGGGTTGGCGATCGCGCAACTGCGCAACGTGCTCGAGCGCCGCAACGAGCTAGCCGTGATGCGGGCGATCGGGTTCACCCAAGTCCGCTTGGCGGCGATGGTGATGGGGGAAACCGCGTCCCTGTTATTGATCGGCATCGGTTGCGGCGTCGCCTGTGCGGTCGTCGCGGTGCTGCCCCATGCCCTGGCGGGCGGGGTGCGGCCACCGATCCTGGAACCGATCGTCGTGGTGCTTGCGATCGTCGTGTTTGGATTGATCGCGGGGCTGATTGCCGCGTTCAAAGTCGTCCGGATGCCGCTGTTGGAATCGCTGAGGGGAACGTGA
- a CDS encoding two-component system sensor histidine kinase NtrB has product MTSNEKTSPIDALRAQYEELAELAGSLAHEIKNPLSVIHMNIDLLSEDLADWDSPQSRRSIERVNIVREQCERMQGLLRDFLRYARLRDIDLVSGSLNDQVDTVLRAYKAEAAQRGIEVKRYLDSDLPSIALHSDSLQAALMNLVKNALEATGRGGQLMARTYSTQTSVALDLIDSGRGVDNNTIMHMFEPFYTTKEGGSGLGLPTARKIIEAHGGRISVQSEVGRGTKFTLQFPVLKRIV; this is encoded by the coding sequence ATGACTTCCAACGAGAAAACCTCCCCCATCGACGCCTTGCGGGCTCAGTACGAAGAACTCGCCGAACTCGCCGGATCGCTCGCCCACGAGATTAAAAATCCGTTGTCGGTGATCCACATGAATATCGACCTGTTGAGCGAAGATCTGGCCGATTGGGACTCGCCGCAAAGTCGACGGTCGATCGAACGGGTCAATATCGTGCGCGAGCAGTGCGAGCGGATGCAGGGATTGCTGCGAGATTTCCTGCGCTACGCTCGACTGAGAGACATCGATCTGGTTTCCGGATCGCTGAACGACCAGGTCGATACCGTGCTCCGCGCCTACAAGGCCGAGGCGGCGCAGCGGGGCATCGAAGTCAAACGCTATCTGGACAGCGATCTGCCGTCGATCGCACTGCACAGCGACTCGCTGCAAGCGGCATTGATGAATCTGGTCAAAAACGCACTCGAAGCGACCGGGCGCGGCGGACAACTGATGGCGCGAACCTATTCGACTCAAACCAGCGTCGCGCTGGATCTGATCGACAGCGGTCGCGGCGTGGACAACAACACCATCATGCACATGTTCGAACCGTTCTACACGACCAAGGAAGGCGGCAGCGGATTAGGATTGCCGACGGCGCGAAAAATCATCGAAGCCCACGGCGGTCGCATCAGCGTGCAGAGCGAAGTCGGACGCGGAACCAAATTCACGCTCCAGTTCCCCGTGCTCAAGCGAATCGTTTAA
- a CDS encoding SLC13 family permease, with protein MIWEAWLSLAVSLGLLASLATRIASTDLLAMVFLAVLVIVQDLTGTPNLPSPAEAVLGFGNQGLLTIALLFAVVAGLEMTGGTKLATGWFLDRAKTFRDAQLRILLPVAMCSGFLNNTPVVAALMPIVDDVCKRLGASASRLLLPLSYAAILGGMCTVMGTSTNLIVREEFEAKHDGEISFFAPAVVGVPAAILGVGYMILFSTKLIPARKAAVSASDDPKQYTVEMQVDPHGPLVGKSIQDAGLRSLPGLYIAEIQRGDSVIPAKPIEKLQADDALILVGALESVVDLRKTRGLLTPDDQGRKLEVPAWRRTLIEAVVSPRCSLLGKTIREGRFRSNYNAAVVAVARGDRRLTGKIGNVELETGDVLLLEASPSFLHRAKELRDFYLVSRVGSDVVRRHDHAWHAIVIMVAMVLIAALKITSILTAALAAALAMILLRCCTASEARRSVDWSILIVIGATIGIGRSLETSGAAQAIAQEMINLAGGNPRLSLALVYLVTMLCTELITNTAAGLIMLTIAIGAAGTLGVSEVPFVIAVMVAASASFLTPFGYQTNLMVYTVGGYRASDYLRFGLPLSLIVFAVSMVVIPIAFPFVVPPPLP; from the coding sequence ATGATCTGGGAAGCCTGGTTATCGCTCGCCGTTTCGCTCGGACTGCTGGCCAGTTTGGCGACGCGGATCGCATCGACGGACCTGTTGGCGATGGTGTTTTTGGCGGTTTTGGTGATCGTCCAAGACTTGACCGGGACGCCCAACTTGCCCAGTCCGGCCGAAGCGGTGTTGGGGTTTGGCAATCAGGGGCTGCTGACGATCGCGCTGTTGTTCGCCGTGGTCGCGGGTTTGGAGATGACCGGCGGCACAAAATTGGCGACCGGCTGGTTTCTCGATCGCGCGAAGACGTTTCGTGATGCGCAGTTGCGGATTCTGCTGCCGGTCGCGATGTGCAGCGGGTTCTTGAACAACACGCCGGTCGTCGCGGCGCTAATGCCGATCGTCGATGACGTCTGCAAGCGGCTGGGGGCCAGTGCCAGTCGGTTGCTGTTGCCGCTTTCCTACGCCGCGATCCTGGGCGGGATGTGCACCGTGATGGGGACCAGCACGAATCTGATCGTGCGTGAGGAATTCGAAGCCAAGCACGACGGCGAGATCAGTTTCTTTGCCCCGGCCGTGGTCGGGGTGCCCGCCGCGATTCTGGGCGTCGGCTACATGATCCTGTTTTCGACCAAGTTGATTCCTGCGCGGAAAGCCGCCGTCAGCGCCAGCGACGATCCCAAGCAATACACCGTCGAAATGCAGGTCGATCCGCACGGCCCGTTGGTCGGGAAATCGATCCAGGATGCGGGACTGCGAAGTTTGCCGGGGCTGTACATCGCCGAAATCCAGCGTGGCGACTCGGTCATCCCGGCCAAGCCGATCGAAAAACTGCAAGCCGACGATGCGTTGATCTTGGTCGGCGCGTTGGAGTCGGTGGTCGACTTGAGGAAGACCCGCGGTCTGCTGACCCCCGACGACCAAGGTCGCAAGTTGGAAGTCCCCGCCTGGCGTCGGACGTTGATCGAAGCGGTCGTCAGCCCACGCTGCTCGCTGTTGGGCAAGACGATTCGCGAGGGGCGTTTTCGCAGCAATTACAACGCGGCGGTGGTGGCGGTGGCGCGCGGCGATCGTCGGCTGACCGGCAAAATCGGCAACGTCGAATTGGAAACCGGTGACGTGCTGTTGCTCGAAGCCTCGCCGTCGTTTCTGCACCGCGCCAAGGAACTGCGTGATTTTTATCTGGTCAGTCGAGTCGGCTCGGACGTCGTCCGCCGCCACGATCACGCTTGGCACGCCATCGTCATCATGGTGGCCATGGTGTTGATCGCGGCGCTCAAGATCACCTCGATCTTGACCGCCGCGCTGGCCGCGGCGCTGGCGATGATCCTGTTGCGATGCTGCACCGCGAGCGAAGCGAGACGCTCGGTCGACTGGAGCATTCTGATTGTGATCGGTGCGACCATTGGGATCGGCAGGTCACTGGAAACCAGCGGTGCGGCCCAGGCGATCGCGCAGGAGATGATCAATTTGGCCGGTGGGAACCCGCGGCTCAGCCTGGCGTTGGTGTACTTGGTCACGATGTTGTGCACCGAATTGATCACCAACACCGCCGCGGGGCTGATCATGTTGACGATCGCCATCGGGGCGGCCGGGACCTTGGGGGTCAGCGAAGTGCCGTTTGTGATCGCCGTGATGGTCGCAGCCTCGGCAAGTTTTCTGACCCCGTTCGGTTATCAAACCAATTTGATGGTCTACACCGTCGGCGGTTACCGCGCGAGTGATTACTTGCGTTTCGGGTTGCCCCTGTCGCTGATCGTGTTCGCCGTCTCGATGGTCGTGATCCCGATCGCATTCCCGTTCGTGGTGCCACCACCGCTGCCGTAG
- a CDS encoding efflux RND transporter periplasmic adaptor subunit — MKLNPRPAESTPFPRFSPLRPRRGGALGAVVACLVIAGVLGGIGYALFFGGGEGINTGELITANVVKGPFDHIVLEQGEIESSSNIEVICLVKSRGSGTGGTSILWVIDEGARVEEGDKLVELDSSQLEQTLNEDKIRVIAAEANVTTAKAQVEQAKIARQEYLEGVYMTDERAIQNEKLIAEQDLVKAQKALESSQRLVAKGLIKSLQLDADKFAVAKARNELEAAEGRLRVLQNLTKKKMLVQFDSDIEAAQAQLTAYESELLEQQIQLADTEQQIKNCIMTAPAAGVVVHANKYSSRGGNAEFVVEAGASVRERQEIIYLPDPSKMQVKSKVNESRITLIKEGMAVKIAVSSIPGLTLKGRVTKVNRYAEPSSFTSSGIKEYAVLVDILNPPENIRTGMTAEVQIFVQQLEDAIQMPIQGLYEHDNRMFALVKDGPESFRTTEVTIGATNDTMATIQDGLKEGEMVVLNLREHLNLMNLPDVSADDNSEMREIANVDPNAKPVQVEDGPGGGGRPGGPGGAGRPGGGPGGGGGRPDPATIVSRMMESGDQDGDGTISAEELSSLDPSMRDRISAADSDGDGAITRAEIMTMIRQRSGG; from the coding sequence ATGAAATTGAATCCGCGCCCCGCTGAGAGCACACCGTTTCCCCGTTTTTCGCCGCTGCGCCCGCGTCGTGGCGGTGCTCTAGGAGCCGTGGTGGCCTGTTTGGTGATCGCCGGAGTTCTCGGCGGAATCGGCTACGCCCTGTTCTTTGGCGGTGGCGAGGGGATCAACACCGGCGAGTTGATCACGGCGAATGTCGTCAAGGGGCCGTTCGACCACATCGTGCTGGAACAAGGCGAAATCGAGAGCAGCAGCAACATCGAAGTGATCTGTCTGGTCAAGTCTCGGGGCAGCGGCACCGGCGGCACATCGATCTTGTGGGTGATCGATGAGGGCGCCCGTGTGGAAGAAGGCGACAAATTGGTTGAGCTGGACTCGTCGCAACTGGAACAAACACTCAACGAAGACAAGATCCGCGTGATCGCCGCCGAGGCCAACGTGACCACGGCCAAGGCCCAGGTCGAGCAAGCCAAAATCGCCCGCCAGGAATACCTGGAAGGCGTCTACATGACCGACGAACGTGCGATCCAAAATGAAAAACTGATCGCCGAACAGGATTTGGTCAAAGCCCAAAAGGCCCTCGAAAGCAGCCAGCGTTTGGTCGCCAAGGGGCTGATCAAGTCGCTGCAGCTGGATGCCGACAAGTTCGCCGTCGCCAAGGCACGCAATGAACTCGAAGCCGCCGAGGGCCGGCTCCGCGTGCTTCAGAACCTGACCAAGAAAAAAATGCTGGTCCAGTTCGACAGCGACATCGAAGCCGCCCAGGCCCAGTTGACCGCCTATGAAAGTGAGCTGCTGGAACAACAGATTCAATTGGCCGATACCGAACAGCAAATCAAGAATTGCATCATGACGGCCCCGGCGGCGGGCGTCGTCGTTCACGCCAACAAGTACAGCAGCCGCGGCGGGAACGCCGAATTTGTGGTCGAAGCCGGGGCGTCAGTCCGAGAACGCCAGGAGATCATTTATCTGCCGGACCCCAGCAAGATGCAGGTCAAAAGCAAGGTCAACGAATCGCGAATCACGCTGATCAAAGAAGGCATGGCGGTCAAAATTGCCGTTTCCTCGATCCCCGGACTGACCCTCAAAGGCCGCGTGACCAAGGTCAATCGTTATGCCGAACCGAGTAGCTTTACCAGCTCCGGCATCAAGGAGTATGCGGTCTTGGTCGATATCTTGAATCCGCCGGAAAATATCCGTACCGGGATGACCGCGGAGGTTCAGATTTTTGTCCAGCAACTCGAAGACGCCATCCAAATGCCCATCCAAGGGCTGTACGAACACGACAACCGCATGTTCGCGTTGGTCAAGGACGGACCGGAATCATTCCGAACCACCGAAGTCACCATCGGCGCGACCAATGACACGATGGCAACGATCCAGGATGGCCTCAAAGAGGGCGAAATGGTGGTGCTCAATCTTCGCGAGCATCTGAATCTGATGAATTTGCCCGACGTCTCCGCCGACGACAACAGCGAGATGCGTGAAATCGCCAATGTCGATCCCAATGCCAAACCCGTCCAAGTCGAAGACGGTCCCGGCGGCGGCGGACGCCCAGGCGGCCCCGGCGGAGCGGGACGCCCAGGCGGTGGACCCGGTGGCGGTGGCGGCCGACCCGACCCGGCGACGATCGTTTCCCGGATGATGGAAAGCGGTGATCAAGATGGAGACGGCACGATTTCCGCCGAAGAACTCAGTTCGCTCGATCCCAGTATGCGAGATCGCATCTCCGCCGCCGATAGCGACGGCGATGGTGCCATCACCCGCGCTGAAATCATGACGATGATCCGCCAGCGGTCGGGAGGTTGA
- a CDS encoding GNAT family N-acetyltransferase produces MFSRQVTDQITLRLALPFYAEPLFRLTDENRGYLRRWLPWLDAVTEVDQTRRFLVAQLDRFAKGDALCVLIFWEHELIGVAGFHTIDATNQIGTIGYWLAEAFTGRGIMTHVVQSLIDVGQQYYWLQRFEIRCAVDNHASRAIPERLGFKLEGVLQRAEKIYGRWHDMAVYALLRSPPR; encoded by the coding sequence ATGTTCTCACGCCAAGTCACCGATCAGATCACCTTGCGGCTCGCGCTGCCGTTCTACGCCGAGCCGTTGTTTCGATTGACGGATGAAAACCGGGGGTATCTGCGGCGTTGGCTGCCCTGGTTGGACGCCGTCACGGAAGTCGATCAAACGCGTCGTTTTCTGGTCGCCCAATTGGACCGTTTCGCCAAAGGAGACGCGTTGTGCGTGTTGATCTTTTGGGAACATGAACTCATCGGCGTTGCCGGGTTTCACACGATCGATGCCACCAACCAAATCGGCACGATCGGGTATTGGCTGGCCGAAGCGTTCACCGGACGCGGGATCATGACCCATGTCGTGCAATCATTGATCGACGTCGGTCAACAATACTATTGGTTACAACGATTCGAAATCCGCTGTGCGGTCGACAACCACGCCAGCCGAGCGATCCCCGAACGACTGGGATTCAAACTCGAAGGAGTGCTCCAGCGGGCGGAAAAGATCTACGGTCGTTGGCACGACATGGCGGTCTACGCGTTGCTGCGGTCGCCGCCTCGGTGA